The Chitinophaga pinensis DSM 2588 region GTTCGTACTGGGACAAGACCTCGATCCGGCTTCTACAAAAGCAATGATCGAAACCTCTCTGAGAGGGGAGTTGACGGCTAATACCAACGACTGGGAATCGATTTAAATTTTATTTTGGTAATCTGGTATAAATAGCTACCTTTGCCATCCTGAAATAAAAATTCAACCTACTCGGAGAAGTGCAGGAGTGGTTGAACTGGCACGCCTGGAAAGTGTGTAAACTCGAAAGGGTTTCAAGGGTTCGAATCCCTTCTTCTCCGCAAGCTTTAAGCCTTCAAATCGAAAGATTTGGAGGCTTTTTGTTTTAGGGACTTTTATTGATGAATAGACCAATTGATGCTGCCTCGATAGCCCACCAAGAGGACAAGTCATCATCTATATGATTTGTACGTTTTTCGTTTTCAGGGAAATTGCCCGACAGATGGGCCATCCGTGAAAAATCATATTGACTTCCGGAGTTCGAAATGCCTCATTTGGCAGTCCCAGATGATTCCGTTGGGATTATAAGAGTTTGAAGTTTTTCTCTATCTCCGGTATTGCTGAAACGCCGGACCATAGCAAGATTGGAAGAAGAGAAAGCGCTTTATCGATTGCTTCTTCAGGGTTCGGATTACTTTTTGAGCATTTTTCAAGCTGGATGGAAAAAACTTCCCGTTCCTTACTGGGTGTAAAATTTATCGAAGGTATCCTGCCTCATCTCTTTAAGAATATAGTATTTAATCTCTCCTGCCTGTGTCCTAAACATTCCATAAATTGTTGGATTGGCCGTTTTGTCGTTGATAACAGAATTTGCTGATAGTCGCCTATTGGAGACAAATAATATTTAAAGTAATCCGACTGGCTCGCTTTTAGCATTCTAATATATATCCTAAAATACTTCACTCATATGTTATTAAGAGCTTCTTCTTTCTTCGAAATGTATGCGGCGTCGCCTGTAACGAGTACTTTTATGTTACGTTCCATAAGCGGGCCTTCACAGTTTATACAGCAGGAAACGTTTGTAGTATCCCCACAGGTACCTGTGAGTGAATACGTAGACGGATATGGTAATCTCTGCCAGCGTATTATTATTCCTTCCGGAACCTTTACACTGGAAAGCAGTGTCGTTGCGATATGTGACGCTAATATCGATGTGGATATGAACGCTCCGTATACCCCCATAGAAGATCTCCCTGATCATGTACTACAGTTTTTACTACCCAGCAGGTATTGCGAATCCGATAAAGTAACAGAGCTCGCTAGAATAATTGTAGATGGAGTACTGCCCGGCTATGCGCAGGTAGAGGCTATCCGGCAATGGTGTCATGTTAATCTTACTCGTCAGTATGGCAGTACAAACAGCTCTACGTCTGCAATGGATGTGCTATTAAGCAAAACAGGGGTATGTCGTGATTTTACACATGTGGCTATTGCGCTGTGCCGCAATATGGATATACCTGCCCGTATGGTGGTAGGGTATCTTCATGATTTAGAGCCTATGGACTTGCATGCATGGTTTGAAGCGTATGTAGGAGGGCGATGGTATACATTTGATTCGATAATGGACCGGCCTGTGGGCGGACGGGTGATTATGGCATATGGCAGAGATGCGGCAGATGTTGCTTTTGCCAGTCATTTTGGATATGTAGAACTGAAAAAAATGGAGGTGAAAGTCACCAGGGATGTCTGACAACGGCCTACAACCGCTGGTGCTGCGCTCGGTAATACTATTACGCCTGCTGTATCTGGTTATCTTGGTAATATTGCCAGCCCTGTTATCCGTAATGCCCTTATAGAAGCTAATAATGGCGCTACTGTTGGTTTTGCTGAAAGTACGGTGTCGTCATTATTTGAAAGTTATAGTTTCAGAGATTCGCTAGCTAAACCGAAAGGTTTTTAAATGATAATATGAACAAGATCACTATTAACTACGGGTTATTATTATTTCTGTATGCTTATCTGCGTCAGCTGGATCTCTCTCTGGACAGGAGCAGATGGACGCCGTGGCAGGAGCTGAAGGATTATTACCGGCAGCAGATTGCCCCAGGCAGGGTTGCTGCGTTATTGCTGGCGACTGCTAAACTCACACCGGAATATGTAACGGGAATTACTCCCATCGAATGGACCAACTGGCGTATGTTCATCCGTTTTATTGGCTGGAAAGGCAGCGCCCTCACCAAAGATCAGGTGCTGTATTGCTATCAGGTATTAAAGACTTTTGAAAAATACCTGCAACAGGATTTCCATGAATATAATGAACAGGAGCAGCTAAGGGTTCAGGTATGTAAAATATCGTATCAGGTCATCGAATACAAACTGAGCCTTGCTGATGTAGGCAAAGCCTCCCGTATTGAACATTATTTGCAGAATGAAAACATCGTAACGATCCCCTTGAAGCAATTCTACCAGGGGCTTATTTAAACTTAAATGCCTAGGTAGTGAATAGTATATTCATTGGGTTAAACTCTTTATTTCTGAAATAATTTTTATTCTTAATAACACTTGAATTTCAGATAAACTTCTGCAAGTGGTTCGACCTTTGTCCCCTATAGCTTGATTACCCTACGCAGTTCTTCTATCATTGCAGGCCTCCGGGGATATTTACGGCATATCTCCTCCGCAATGGAAATGATTTCGTCTTTTCCCGCAGGAATAGTTTCTATTACCATTATCATTTTAATAGCCAAATCCGCATACTCCCGACGGTTTCCTACTATATCACCTTTACGTTCAAAGGCGGGAAGATATAATGCTAATAGCTGTATGGGGTAAATATTCAATAAATGATCATGATAATGTAGTAATTGATCCAAATCTGTTTCATTGCTTATAAGGCTAAGTAACCGATCCCAATATTTTTCTTCGATATAGATAGGGGCGAGTAAACCAAGCAATAATGTACTTGGTGAGTACCATACCTTCCCCTTGTCTTTTTGATATTTGAGTTCAACTCTTGCTATAATTTCCTCAATATATTTTTCTATTTCTTGCTCCCACTCAGCAATATTAAAGCTACCCTTCCATTGATTGTAATAAATCAGATGAAAGCCCCGATCAAAAGCAAAATGCTTTGTGTAATACCTAATTGTTTCTATATCGTTTTCTAAAAAAGCAATCTGTAGCAGCTCTTTCTCCCACCCCGTCACTGTCCCTGGATGGTCTTTTTTTCGGGCAATTTCAATTCCTTCAATTATTAATTTCTTCGCCGAAAAAAAATCTCCTTCTTCTACCAAACGACTTACCTCGCCGCGTCTAACATCAACAATATCCAAATTTTTTTGAAGAAGTGCCTGAGCATCACTAATATTGCCTGTAGCTTTTAAAAATGCTATTTTCCGCACAAGAAAATAATCTTTCCTATAAGAATATTCGGCTGTTGATGCCTTTTTAATCTGGCCATCAATAAAATTCAAATAGGAGGTCTGCTTATTTAACTTTATGGCAAGGATAGAATAGATATCTACCATCTCATATCCAAAATCACCATATTCAAGATAAATGGGAAGGCTTATCGCTGATTGCACAAAGTCGAAAATTTCTTTCTGTACGTCCATTGTAACGTTTGCTTCTTCCGCTATAGTCTTTATCAATTCTATAGAACTATTGATAATAGCTCCAATGTAGCCACTGGAATCATCACAATAAGTAATTATTTCAATAACTTCTATCAACACCGATCGTGCTAAAATAAACGCATTGAGAAAATTACCCTTTTCTATCAGAAGCTGGCTTTCATCAAGTAATCTATTAATCTCATCTGCCAGTCCATGAATAGATCTATAGTCAATGAAATCTCCATTCGAATAGCTCCTTATCAAGCCTTTCAGATGTTTGGTACAGCTTTTAGCTATATCCATTTGACTATCTTTATCTGCGAAGTACCGTTGAAATAGTGATTTGAATTTTTTATCACTTGCAGCATGAGTCAGAATAAATTCCTGATATTCTTCCAAGCTTATTTTCTGCAATAACTTCTTAAAATCAGTTTCGGTATCAGTCTTTTTTTTCACAATAGTGTTCAGTAATTCCTCCTTGAGAGTAAATAAAACCGCTACCACATGTTTGCACATATCGCCGTCATAGGGACAATCGCATGAATATGATTCTATTTTGTTCTTTCCCGAAAGTTTCACCTCTACCTCATATGTATCGTTTCCCATCACTTCCGCGTACCATAAACCTTCTTCAGTTTCTTCCAGATCCACAACAGCCTCATTCTCATAATATTCTCTTCCCCGAAATACTATCTTATCACTTATCTGTAATTCAAAATTTTTTAAAGTGAGCATCTGATCTATTCTTTTATCATCCAAAAAATCATCCATAGTTAAACTATTCTGAACTATACCATTAGCATTCATATTTTTGACTACTCCAAAAGTGGTGATCATGGTCAAAAAAATAGTTTTCCTGGTACGTGTTGCCATTCGGAAAGTGTCTATTTATCTTGTAACTCCTCCCTGGCTGGAACACATAATATTGAAAATCTACCCACAAACTGGAACTACCCTCGTTCACAAATACAAACTGATAATAGTTGCGCCTGTGAGGTTGCAAAAACAATGTATTACCCGGAACCAGCTCTTTATTCACCCTGTATATTTCAAAGTCCTCATTACCCTGCGATCTGATCTGTTTCAGCTTGAAAGATAATATTGGCTCATCTGAGAGCTTGATATTGTGCATATGATCAGGAGCTGTTTATAGTTTATTATCCAGAGCCGGCTTTGACAACAGGTTTTCATTCCCCCAATCAGCAATCTCCTTAAAAACGGATGTAAGGCTTTTGCTCTTATCCGTCAATGAATATTCAACGCGGGGAGGGATTTCCTGGTATTGTTTGCGTATGACCAAACCATCCCTTTCCAGCTCCTTCAATTGTTCGGTAAGCACTTTTCTTGAAATGGAAGGAATACGAATGGCGATTTCACCAAAGCGCCGCGTACCCGAAAGAAGATTATACAAAATTACGGGCTTCCATTTTCCACCGATTACTTCCATTGTTGCCGTTATCGGACAATCGTTAAAGTCATTACAAATGCGATCCTTAGTTACCATATCGTTACCACTATTTAGCCTGTTACCTAAAGGTAACAGGTTACGTTTTGAAACTATATTAGTTCCTTTAGGTAACAAAAGTATTTTAAAAAGTAAAAATTTAAAAAGATGATTTTAATAACAGGAGCAACAGGGCATTTTGGGAAATTAACCATTGATTTTCTGCTAAAAAAAGGAGTAAAGACCAGCCAGATGGCGGCATTTGTACGTAATGCTGAAAAGGCAGCGGACCTGAGCAAAATGGGTATAAAAGTCCTTATCGGGGATTATAACGACTACGATTCTCTGGTAAACGCCTTCACAGGTATAGATAAGTTACTGTTCGTTTCCGGAACGGATCTCCCTAACCGCACGAAACAACATGAGCGGGTACTAAAAGCAGCAACGGCAGCAGGCATTCAACACATCATTTACACCAGCGGTGAAGGAAAGATAGAAGGTCCGGAATCTCCGCTATGGACTTTTGCAGAAGCGCACATCAAAACTGAAAAATGGTTAAAAGAAAGCGGATTAACCTATACCATTCTGAAAAACAGTTTGTATATGGAGTACATACCTTACTTTATCGGAAACGTGCTGGAAACCGGAACGATTTATTTGCCTGCAGGCAAGGGGAAAATAAGTGTGGCCTTACGTTCAGAAATGGCAGAGGCGACTGCGACCATTCTCGCTACGGAAGGATATGAAAACAAGTCTTACCATTTTGTGAATACGGAAGCCTACGGATATGAAGATGTTGCTAGATATATAACAGAAATCACAGGAAAAACCATTAACTACATTTCCCCGACGGAAGAAGAATTCAGAGAAACCTTGAAGCAACAGGGCAAAGCCATTCCCGAAGAATACATCAGTATCCTTTTGGCGCAGGCCCAGGGAGTAGGAGAGGTCATAAGTGATGATATGGAAAAACTGATTGGCAGAAAACTGACTCCTATGAAAGCATTTTTGCAGGAAGTATATCAGGTAAGCTAAAATCAGCCCATCTTTTATTCTTTTAGCCTCAAATTAATCCGCTGGCTATCTCTTTTTTGCTTTTTATTCTGATTTTTCATTTTGGGTTTCTTGTTCACGCCCTATAATATCCAGCTCGCCAATCAATACGTCCACTTGGACAGATTGCTTATTTACCTGGCGCTTCTCCGTGTATAATTTTGCTGCAACAATAGCAACCCAATCTTAACATCTAAATTAAAAAGCAATGAGAATAAAAATTTCTAATATCCTTGTGGCAGCAACCTTATCCGTAGGTATTCCTGCAATTGGTATAGCACAGACGACCGGAGCAAAAACGGCAACAGTAGCCTCCGATATCAGTATCAGGCCTTTCAGGATCAACATCCCCCAGGCGAAACTCGATGGACTGAAAAGACGTATCGCTGAAACCAACTTCCCGGATAAGGAAACTGTCAACGATGAATCTCAGGGTATCCAACTGGCACAATTAAAAGAACTCGTAGACTACTGGGGAAATGGCTATGACTGGAGAAAACTGGAAAACAAGTTAAATGCCCTTCCTCAGTTTGTGACAAACATTGATGGTTTGGATATCCAGTTCATCCATGTACGCTCAAAAGAACCTAATGCACTGCCTGTCATTCTTACCCACGGCTGGCCAGGTTCTCCGCTGGAGTTCATTGATGCCATAGGCCCCTTAACTGATCCCGTAAAATATGGCGGTAAAGCAGAAGATGCATTTGATGTAATAATACCTGCAATCCCCGGATATGGTTTCTCAGAAATACCCAAAGAAACAGGCTGGAATCCCGATCGAGTCGCCAAAGCATGGGACGTTCTGGTAAAACGTCTTGGTTACAAAAAATATGTTTCCGAAGGTGGCGACCATGGTTCAGTGATCTCCGATGCCCTGGCAAGACAAGCACCATCCGGACTTTTAGGTATACATCTTACGATGCCGGCCACAATTCCCGCTGAACTTGTAAAACCAATTAATGCAGGAGATCCTGCCCCATCAGGACTTTCTGCAGACGAAACAAAGGCATATAATGCTTTAAGTACTTTCTTTGGAAGAAACGCAGCTTATGGAGGAATGATGGTAACACGTCCACAGACTACCGGCTACCTGCTTTCCGATTCTCCAAGTGCATTGGCAGCATTCCTCTACGAAAAAATTGCAGAATGGACAGATAGCGACTTAAAACCTGAAAAGGTAATAAGCAGAGACGCCATCCTCGATGATATTACACTCTATTGGCTGACCAATACAGGCGCCTCCTCTTCCCGGTTCTATTGGGAAAACCATAACAATAATTTCAGTTCCGATCATCAGAAAACAAAGGACATAAAAGTTCCTGTTGCCATTTCTGTTTTTCCACATGAAATTTATGAGGCTCCTGAAAGCTGGTCCAGGAAAGCATATCCATCATTGTATTACTATCATAAAGCACCTAAAGGTGGTCACTTTGCAGCATGGGAACAGCCACAAATCTTTACGGAAGAACTTAGAGCTGCCTTCAGATCTTTACGATAAGAAGCATGAGCAGGTGGAGATTCATGGAAGAAGGGAAGCCGTCTCAATGATATTGAGATGGCTTCCCTGTTCTTTTTTGCAGCTGATTTCTTTCAACTAAGCATATTCAATCAGACTATACCCCTTTCCCCTGATGTTGATGATTTCGATGGAGTCATCTTCACGAAAATATTTCCGGAGCCGGGTAATATACACATCCATGCTCCGCGCCGCAAATGGATCATCCTCGCCCCATAGCTTGAGAAGCGCTGTTTTTCTATCCAGTAATTCGTTTTTCACTTCTATTAATAATCTCAATAAGTCCGCTTCACGCTGTGATAGCTGGATCACCATCTGTCCATCAGCCGATAATTCCAGTTTTTGAATATTAAACGTAAAACTGCCGATCCTCACTACGCCGGATGAATTACTCCTGACTGAAAGCTGCTGCTGCCGTCTTACCATGACCATTAGCCGTAATACTAATTCTTCCATTGAAAAAGGCTTCTTCATGTAATCATCTGCCCCTATTTCAAGACCATGGATAACATCTTCCGGCTGCTTTCTGGCAGTAAGAAAAATAATCGGTACTTTCTCGTCTACTGTTCGAATGTCTGCAACTAGTGAGAACCCATCTTTTCCAGGCAACATAACATCAACAATACAAATATCTGGCCTCACCTTTTTAAATGTGGACCAGCCATTGTTACCATTACCAGCAATATGCACCGTGAAATCGCGGGTTTCAAGCGATTCTTTTATGATAGCAGCCAATACAGGCTCATCTTCTACAAGCAATACACTAATCTTATTCATTATGAAACTGAATAGTAAAAATTGTTCCTTTATTAATCTGACTCGTGACGAAAATCTGTCCATTTAACGCTGTGACCAATAGCTTGACATAGCTCAATCCCAGACCATAACCTTTGACTTCATGCACATTTTGTGAATGTACGCGGTAAAACTTGTCGAATATAAAAGGTAAATGAAACGGATCAATTCCTTTCCCGTTATCCTGTATCTGCAATTTCCAGCCATTAGCGATAGGAGGAAAGCTAATATTTATGCAAACATTCCCTTGTGAATATTTAATGGCATTATCTATCAGGTTACTCAAAATTGTATCTATAATAAAACGGTCTGTACTGACCACATCATTATGCAAAGGATTGAAGATAACGATCGTATCCGGTGCATGTAAGTCAAAACGGCCAGCTACCTCTACAGCGAGCTCCCTTAAATTAACCGTCGTGAGCTGTGTGTACAAGATGCCGTGTTCATACTTGCTTATCTCTAAAATTCGGTCTATGTCTTTATCCAGCTTTTTAATTATGTTCAAATTAATACTCAGATACCTTTCAAGCCTATCGGGATCTGACGAAGCACCAAAGCTCTTTAAAGCATCTATTGATGATTTCAGGATGGTCAGCGGAGTTCTCAACTCATGTGTAATATTATTAATGAAGTCGTCCTTAAAGTTATTGAGCCGCATCTGACGCAACATCATGCTTCCCATAAAAAAGAGACTTCCCGCAGATAACAGTATCAGTACAAGAGAGATGACAGCCGGAAGAATATTTTGCTTCCATAACATAGCTGATAAATGTTCAGGAATAGCCTTTACAATAACAACAGGAGATCTATGAAATTTTATCGGAACTGAAATTTCATCTTGTGAAAGCACTGTTGTACTATCTAATAACATAAGTTTAAATGAAACTGCAATATTCTCCCTACTTAGCTCCTGCTTATATAGCACGCCCAGAGAATCGAGATTTATCGGCCTACGGAACTGCTGTGATATCAATCTTCCCATGATAGCATTCACTTCCGATATATTATACTCGTCAATTTTCACTGTTAAAAATTCGGCATGAAAGGGTTTGATGACTGCCGGTGTATCAAAAGCAATGGAATCCCGGTTAGGAATTGTTCTCAGAAAAAATGTAAGCGTGGGGTCTTTGTACTTCAGAGAAGTAGGCAATTCACTCTGCCGGAGCTGATAAGCACTGATACTTTTCTGCAATGCATACCTGGCTGAAGTTATAAAATTATGCTGACTGACTTTAAAGTTATTATACACCCAATAGATCTGAAACAATATGATCAGCGATACCGTGCATATTGCAACTAAGCGTGTAAACCTCAATCTTCTTTTCATAATGCCGGCTAAAATTACAGCATAAAGCGCTCACTGATATTTGACTTAACATTAGTTAACAGAAAAGTGTTCCTTTTTAACATTCAACCATATTCCACCTGATATTTTTGCTATCAAATAAAATCAATCATGAAGAAACACTTCTTTTACCTTTTGTTCTTTTGCATCGCCGCCAGCCTGCAAGGATATTCAGGCATCGGCCCAACGCAACCACCCATTGACACGCTATTAGACATCCCTGCGCCCCGATTCAGCATGTTAGATACAAACGGAAAAACTGTAAGTCTTTCTGACTTTAAAAATAAAGTGCTGGTAGTATATTTTTGGTCAACGTGGTGCTACTACTGCCATAAAGATTTCCCCATGATTAATAAAGTAGTAAAACAATATGCAAATGACACAACTGTAGCCTTCCTTTTTGTGGACACACGAGAGAAATCAGATCAATATAAAGAGCTCGTACAAAAAGACATGGTAAAGAATAATTACAACTTCCATGTTGTGTTTGATGAAAAAGGGAAAGATAGTCTTCAAAATAAATATTACACTCAATTTGGAACTATAGGCATTCCTACACGATTTGTGATTGACCGGAATATGGTCATTCGACATAAGTTTGTAGGCTATGATCCAGATGTTAATGAAGAGCAGGCCGCAGCTGCATTCAGCCGTTCAATTGAAGACACCAAAAAATTAGCGTCTCACAATAAGCCTTAAAGATATTGAAAAACAGTGAACGGCGAAGTGACAATTGGTTTAGTTGCCTCGCCGTTCACTTATACTTATTAAATGAATCCTTTTATTAAACCCGCAACTTGTTCGTGGTGCTCCTCAAGCAAAAAATGCCCCCCATCGATCTGTATGATTGCTGCATTGGGCAGATCTTTCCGGTATGCATTTCCACCAGGCGCTATAAACATCGCATCGTTTTTACCCCATACAACCATTGTATCAGGCTGATGTTCCTTAAAATACCTATGCCATTCATCATACAGGGCAATATTACTGCCATAATCCCGGAAAAGAGCAAGCTGTATTTCATCGTTTCCTGGCCGGTCAAGATAGTATTGATCGATTATATAGCTATCCGGACTTATCCGGGTTTTATCGGTAGCGCCATTCAGATACATCCATTTTGTAGCCGCTGATGTCAGAAAAAAACGGGCTTCTTTTTCCTGGGCAGCGCCCGGATCCCGGATATAGGCTACCAATGGCTCCAGTGCATCGCCTAAACCTTCGTTATAAGCATTTGCATTTTGTATGATCAATGAACGGATCAATTCAGGACGTCGGCTGGCGATCCTTAGTCCTATAGGCCCCCCATAATCCTGAATATACATGCTTATGTTCCGAAGTTGCAGA contains the following coding sequences:
- a CDS encoding transglutaminase-like domain-containing protein is translated as MLLRASSFFEMYAASPVTSTFMLRSISGPSQFIQQETFVVSPQVPVSEYVDGYGNLCQRIIIPSGTFTLESSVVAICDANIDVDMNAPYTPIEDLPDHVLQFLLPSRYCESDKVTELARIIVDGVLPGYAQVEAIRQWCHVNLTRQYGSTNSSTSAMDVLLSKTGVCRDFTHVAIALCRNMDIPARMVVGYLHDLEPMDLHAWFEAYVGGRWYTFDSIMDRPVGGRVIMAYGRDAADVAFASHFGYVELKKMEVKVTRDV
- a CDS encoding SWIM zinc finger domain-containing protein, coding for MATRTRKTIFLTMITTFGVVKNMNANGIVQNSLTMDDFLDDKRIDQMLTLKNFELQISDKIVFRGREYYENEAVVDLEETEEGLWYAEVMGNDTYEVEVKLSGKNKIESYSCDCPYDGDMCKHVVAVLFTLKEELLNTIVKKKTDTETDFKKLLQKISLEEYQEFILTHAASDKKFKSLFQRYFADKDSQMDIAKSCTKHLKGLIRSYSNGDFIDYRSIHGLADEINRLLDESQLLIEKGNFLNAFILARSVLIEVIEIITYCDDSSGYIGAIINSSIELIKTIAEEANVTMDVQKEIFDFVQSAISLPIYLEYGDFGYEMVDIYSILAIKLNKQTSYLNFIDGQIKKASTAEYSYRKDYFLVRKIAFLKATGNISDAQALLQKNLDIVDVRRGEVSRLVEEGDFFSAKKLIIEGIEIARKKDHPGTVTGWEKELLQIAFLENDIETIRYYTKHFAFDRGFHLIYYNQWKGSFNIAEWEQEIEKYIEEIIARVELKYQKDKGKVWYSPSTLLLGLLAPIYIEEKYWDRLLSLISNETDLDQLLHYHDHLLNIYPIQLLALYLPAFERKGDIVGNRREYADLAIKMIMVIETIPAGKDEIISIAEEICRKYPRRPAMIEELRRVIKL
- a CDS encoding winged helix-turn-helix transcriptional regulator; translation: MVTKDRICNDFNDCPITATMEVIGGKWKPVILYNLLSGTRRFGEIAIRIPSISRKVLTEQLKELERDGLVIRKQYQEIPPRVEYSLTDKSKSLTSVFKEIADWGNENLLSKPALDNKL
- a CDS encoding SDR family oxidoreductase produces the protein MILITGATGHFGKLTIDFLLKKGVKTSQMAAFVRNAEKAADLSKMGIKVLIGDYNDYDSLVNAFTGIDKLLFVSGTDLPNRTKQHERVLKAATAAGIQHIIYTSGEGKIEGPESPLWTFAEAHIKTEKWLKESGLTYTILKNSLYMEYIPYFIGNVLETGTIYLPAGKGKISVALRSEMAEATATILATEGYENKSYHFVNTEAYGYEDVARYITEITGKTINYISPTEEEFRETLKQQGKAIPEEYISILLAQAQGVGEVISDDMEKLIGRKLTPMKAFLQEVYQVS
- a CDS encoding epoxide hydrolase family protein; amino-acid sequence: MRIKISNILVAATLSVGIPAIGIAQTTGAKTATVASDISIRPFRINIPQAKLDGLKRRIAETNFPDKETVNDESQGIQLAQLKELVDYWGNGYDWRKLENKLNALPQFVTNIDGLDIQFIHVRSKEPNALPVILTHGWPGSPLEFIDAIGPLTDPVKYGGKAEDAFDVIIPAIPGYGFSEIPKETGWNPDRVAKAWDVLVKRLGYKKYVSEGGDHGSVISDALARQAPSGLLGIHLTMPATIPAELVKPINAGDPAPSGLSADETKAYNALSTFFGRNAAYGGMMVTRPQTTGYLLSDSPSALAAFLYEKIAEWTDSDLKPEKVISRDAILDDITLYWLTNTGASSSRFYWENHNNNFSSDHQKTKDIKVPVAISVFPHEIYEAPESWSRKAYPSLYYYHKAPKGGHFAAWEQPQIFTEELRAAFRSLR
- a CDS encoding response regulator transcription factor produces the protein MNKISVLLVEDEPVLAAIIKESLETRDFTVHIAGNGNNGWSTFKKVRPDICIVDVMLPGKDGFSLVADIRTVDEKVPIIFLTARKQPEDVIHGLEIGADDYMKKPFSMEELVLRLMVMVRRQQQLSVRSNSSGVVRIGSFTFNIQKLELSADGQMVIQLSQREADLLRLLIEVKNELLDRKTALLKLWGEDDPFAARSMDVYITRLRKYFREDDSIEIINIRGKGYSLIEYA
- a CDS encoding sensor histidine kinase yields the protein MKRRLRFTRLVAICTVSLIILFQIYWVYNNFKVSQHNFITSARYALQKSISAYQLRQSELPTSLKYKDPTLTFFLRTIPNRDSIAFDTPAVIKPFHAEFLTVKIDEYNISEVNAIMGRLISQQFRRPINLDSLGVLYKQELSRENIAVSFKLMLLDSTTVLSQDEISVPIKFHRSPVVIVKAIPEHLSAMLWKQNILPAVISLVLILLSAGSLFFMGSMMLRQMRLNNFKDDFINNITHELRTPLTILKSSIDALKSFGASSDPDRLERYLSINLNIIKKLDKDIDRILEISKYEHGILYTQLTTVNLRELAVEVAGRFDLHAPDTIVIFNPLHNDVVSTDRFIIDTILSNLIDNAIKYSQGNVCINISFPPIANGWKLQIQDNGKGIDPFHLPFIFDKFYRVHSQNVHEVKGYGLGLSYVKLLVTALNGQIFVTSQINKGTIFTIQFHNE
- a CDS encoding TlpA family protein disulfide reductase, with the protein product MKKHFFYLLFFCIAASLQGYSGIGPTQPPIDTLLDIPAPRFSMLDTNGKTVSLSDFKNKVLVVYFWSTWCYYCHKDFPMINKVVKQYANDTTVAFLFVDTREKSDQYKELVQKDMVKNNYNFHVVFDEKGKDSLQNKYYTQFGTIGIPTRFVIDRNMVIRHKFVGYDPDVNEEQAAAAFSRSIEDTKKLASHNKP
- a CDS encoding alpha/beta fold hydrolase, translating into MKDPIFYRTVDIDGLNIFYRESGAPSRPVLLLLHGFPSSSHMFRDLIADLSGTYHIVAPDYPGFGQSSAPDVKQFSYTFDNLSVVIERFIDRLQLRNISMYIQDYGGPIGLRIASRRPELIRSLIIQNANAYNEGLGDALEPLVAYIRDPGAAQEKEARFFLTSAATKWMYLNGATDKTRISPDSYIIDQYYLDRPGNDEIQLALFRDYGSNIALYDEWHRYFKEHQPDTMVVWGKNDAMFIAPGGNAYRKDLPNAAIIQIDGGHFLLEEHHEQVAGLIKGFI